The following proteins are encoded in a genomic region of Populus nigra chromosome 16, ddPopNigr1.1, whole genome shotgun sequence:
- the LOC133675471 gene encoding E2F transcription factor-like E2FE, whose amino-acid sequence MALSYTDIIDPPSRHHAYSRKQKSLGLLCTNFLTLYNRDDIDVIGLDDAASKLGVERRRIYDIVNVLESVGVLARKAKNKYSWKGFASVPKALQDLKEEGLRDNVNTIDRQSNNSAKVANDDEDEDDDSDSNPNTGSQNENSGIIKSTAVSRSDHRREKSLGLLTQNFVKLFVCSNANLISLDESAKLLLGDGHNSSIMRTKVRRLYDIANVLSSLKLIEKTHTADTRKPAFRWLGFRGKSENGSGDSLAPFESRKRTFGADITNTCFKRNKMDSSVDGDKSQNLKMQQIKDENMVTVAERGNFGQDLQQKSGSFQFGPFAPVSVAKAGNPEDKVTRIYDWEGLSSTFRPQYHNQALRDLFSHYTEAWKLWYTEVAGKKPLHIS is encoded by the exons ATGGCTTTGTCTTATACCGATATCATAGATCCCCCTTCAAGGCATCACGCTTATAGCAGAAAACAGAAATCTCTCGGTCTCTTATGCACCAA TTTTTTGACCCTGTATAATCGAGATGACATTGACGTGATTGGACTTGATGATGCAGCTTCTAAATtag GAGTTGAGAGAAGACGGATCTATGATATAGTGAACGTCTTGGAGAGTGTTGGG GTTCTTGCAAGAAAGGCAAAGAATAAGTATTCATGGAAGGGATTTGCTTCAGTCCCTAAAGCTTTACAAGATTTGAAG GAAGAGGGTTTGAGAGATAATGTCAATACAATTGATAGGCAAAGCAATAATTCCGCGAAA gttGCAAATGATGATGAGGACGAGGACGATGACTCTGATTCTAATCCTAACACAGGAAGCCAGAATGAGAATTCTGGTATTATCAAATCTACGGCCGTGTCAAGATCTG ATCATCGGAGAGAAAAGTCGTTGGGGCTTCTTACTCAGAACTTCGTGAAGCTCTTTGTGTGCTCCAAC GCAAATTTGATCTCACTCGATGAATCTGCCAAGTTATTACTAGGAGATGGCCACAATTCGTCAATTATGAGAA CGAAAGTAAGGAGGCTATATGACATTGCAAATGTGCTGTCTTCTCTGAAACTTATTGAGAAG ACCCACACTGCTGATACAAGGAAACCTGCATTCAGGTGGTTAGGCTTCAGAGGCAAATCAGAGAACGGATCCGGTGATTCTTTGGCTCCTTTTGAGTCTAGGAAGAGGACATTTGGAGCTGATATCACAAATACATGtttcaaaagaaacaaaatggaTTCTTCAGTTGACGGAGATAAAAGCCAGAATCTGAAGATGCAgcaaataaaagatgaaaatatggTAACTGTCGCCGAGAGAGGCAATTTTGGTCAGGATTTACAGCAGAAGTCGGGAAGTTTCCAGTTTGGCCCCTTTGCTCCTGTTAGCGTGGCCAAAGCGGGAAACCCTGAAGACAAAGTGACTCGGATCTATGATTGGGAGGGTCTTTCCTCTACTTTTCGTCCTCAATATCACAACCAAG CTCTGAGAGATCTCTTTTCCCATTACACGGAAGCATGGAAATTATGGTACACTGAAGTTGCTGGGAAGAAACCATTACACATCTCCTAA